Below is a window of Impatiens glandulifera chromosome 2, dImpGla2.1, whole genome shotgun sequence DNA.
TCCGCCGCCAAATAACTAACATATGTAACCGCCTCGATCTCAAAAGGCGTAGGCGCGGGAACTTTTCGATCCAGGACTCGATGTATATCGTCCGCCTCAATGTAAGGAAACATATAATCGACAACGTTTCTCGGTACCCCGTTCTCGTTCTTATGAATAGCCTTTTTCCCCGATAAAATCTCGAGCATTACCACTCCAAAACTGTATACATCGCTTTTCGTGGTAAGTTGCTCTAACTTGTAGTATTCCGGGTCCATATACCCGAATGTCCCAGCAGCCCGGGTGGCAAGGGGTGTTTCCACGTCAGCAGGCCTGAGCATTGACAGACCAAAATCGGACAGCTTGGCAGTCCACGTGTCGTCGAGTAATATATTAGAGGATTTGATATCTCTGTGTATGATTGGTGGGACAGCGTACACGTGTAGGTATTCAATCCCTCTGGCGGCGTCTAAGGCGGCTTTTATACGCGCCGGCCACGTGTTCAACGGAGAGTCGTTCGTTTTGTGGAGGTGATGGTAAAGAGTGCCGTTGTTCATGTAGTCGTATATTAGAATTCGCTCTTGGGTGTCTTCGCAGTATCCGTACAGCCGGAGAAGATTCCGGTGGTTTAGCCGGGAAAGGAATTCCAGTTCGTTTAAGAATGCGCTGTCTTTGTCTTCTTGCCGTTTCATTCCTGTGTTGTATGAAGACGATTTGGAAGCTTCCGCCCGTTTTATCGCCAACCGGCGAGTCTCTCCTTGGATCTGTAGATCGGCGAAGTAGACTGAACCGAAGCTTCCGCTTCCGATTTTATGTTCGTTGGAGAAATTATTAGTGGCTTGAAGAAGATCGTCGAGACTGAATTCTTCTAGATCTCCGTTTCTCATGCTGATTAAATGGCTTAGTTTCTTTACAAGAACAGGACCGGATTTCGCTTCATtaggttgttgttgttgattgATGTTAACGGCGGCGGACATAGCttcggcggcggcggcggttgGTTGATCTCCTTGTTGTTGTTCCAATCGGCCGGAATCATGGACTCGGCAGCCTCTTATATTGCAGTATTTCCATACGAAGAAGATGGATAAAATCAACAAACAGAGAGATCCGGTGCTTCCTACCACGAGAAACGCTACCGTTTTATTGTTCCATTTAGTCGATGATGGTGGAGGAACGGCGATCGGTGGCGGCGGTTGGAGTCCTGGTGAGCTCGGCGGTGATTGGAATTCGTCGCCGGATGAGGGATCGCAAATCATTAGGGTTTCGGTACAGTGACTAGCGTAGTTAGGAAGAGGTTTCATGAAGGGGCAATCAGCGACGCAAGGCCCAGGCAATAAATTTGTCATAATCGGCACGCGATTGTTAGACAAGGAATCGAATTCTTCATTTCCCCAACAGTAGAGTGAATAATCATCCATCTTTACGCCGCAAAATACTTTCCGTTTCGCTTCGATCGTCAGAAAATAAACCGATCTCAAGCTTTCCGGCAATTTGAATCCATCTCCCCCCCAACATATCACCGTTCCATTCTTCATCAATCCGCAGCTTCGATCATCTCCCAACGCCAAAGATCTAACCACTCCGAAATCGTCAATCGCCGCCGTGAGATTCCCCCAGCACTTGACCGTACCGTTAATCGACGATATTGCACAGGCGTGACGGTTTCCGGCAGCAATCACGCTGTAATTACCGACCGGTTCCCCACCAACGACTTGACTCGTCCTACCAGAACACTTGACATTCCCTCCGGATTCCGTCAATCCGCAAACGAAATCGTCTCCGACAGCGATGCTTGATAAATTCCACATCACGGAAGAGTTGAATCGGTGCCATTGCCAGCATTCAAGTTCGTTAGTCCCGTCAAAGAGACCGCAAACGTGAGTATTTCCAGCTCGTAGTTCCCTAATGGAGGAGGAACCATTATAAACCCTTTTATAATCCACGTTAATCTGGATTACAGAACCAGTACCGTAATCGGAGACAGTAGTGAAGTTGAATCTCCAACAACCCAAAATAGAAGAAGTAGAAATGGACCTTAAGCCACAAACAAACCCTTGTCCGGCGACGAGTGCGGAAAAGGAAACGTTCCGGTTGGTGAATTGAGTGTTAATAGGAGGGAAGCCAGTGCAATTGAGAAAAGCTGGCTGATTTGGGTAGCTAATCAATGCGCAGATAACAGTTCGGTTACCGGTCTCTGAGATGGCGAAGGTGGAAAGAGAAGAAACGATTGGGATGAAAAGGAAAGAGAGGAGTAAAGAGTGAAGAATGGCCATGGATGAGAAAAGAGAGGTCTCATGATGAGTAAAACcctagaagaagaagatgatgattagACAGAGatataaagagagagagagagagagagagacgcGGTTTGCCAGAATGATAGAAAGGGAGGGTAGACTCGGACCGGAGACTAAGTCGGGGAAGAAATTTGTTCTTCTTTTTTGAACAAACGACAAGTCTACGAATCCGTGTGGTCAAATAGAAAGatattaattcatataattagATCCTCTTGATTCTCCTATTATCCTGTACATGCAAATGGGCCATGGATCCGGATTCCCTCCTCGGGTCAAGCTATcggattcattttttttttatcattttaatttagattttttttaacttgtgaTGGTTCCAAGAATCCAATATGACCACTTAGGTCGGAGTTGTCAGGGTTCTATGGAAGCAGGCGGGCTAAGTTCGGCCCGGTTTTTTTTGTGTTGTAGGGGAGGGATTGACTTTTTTAACGCATATTCAGTTGTACCGGCATGGTCCCACTAATTTGTTTTCTAATATCCCACCAAGGGTTAGTTCTATGCTACCTATACAGGTAGTGCCTGTATCCATTAAGGCACTGCCATTTgtacaaagagaaaataatcAACAAATAAGGAAGGTGATGCTTCACTTTTATGTATAGGTGTCATTTTATGAGTGGAATACAGGTACTGCCTGTATGGGTAGCATCGAAATAACCCCCACCAAGTTAGCCTAATGGTaatgtcacgagttcgattATATTTGAAAgcgcgctttgagtttaagcgggacTATGATCGAGTGTCATGCTAGTtttcctttattaaaaaaaataaaaaaaattattatatctaaTCTTATACAaatggttaatttttttatctcatatttAATGTCATCATCTTACCCATCAAACACAATAATTTTGTATGCATGACAACACTAATTTATAAAGGGTCATAAAATAATACGAACCAAAACGGAAAAAGTAATATATCATGCTTTAAAATTGACATATTTGAAAACTATGACTGGTCTTTACCtggataattttaaaatgtatatatttgaaaactttgATATAAAGAAGGGTTTAGTCGTGATAATATCAAAgtcttatattaattaagaaaatatatgcattttctaatatataaaattaaaacgtttGATTCGGTGGTTGATGAGTGATTTAATTTTGACATACTGTCAACGTAATAATTGCTGAAAATGTTTgtagttattaaataattagtcTTAAggaactaataataattaagcaTTATTGAAGCTGAAATAGTCAATCTCACTTATTTTTCATGAGAAGGTGGTTACTAAAAGTCATAGgataatttgaaaaaacaatatatttccTCATTCAAAGATAGGAGGAGATCAGGAAATTTTgccatatattaaaaataaaatcaaatagaaGATGTGAAAAATTCAAATAGAAgatgttttatttttagaaaatttcaaATAGAAGATGTTATATTCAAGTGTTCAACTGAATAATGTTTCCAATATGTTGGACATGTGTTTgtgtataataattttgtttcacATTAATTCTGTTCAAACTTCTCttagtaaattattattatttttagaaataaaaatttaattattgttcaTACAATAAacagttatatatttaaaattaatttataaataatacaaaataatatttataaaattaaaataattataaaaaaaattaaatgttaaatagtataaataatttataaaaattcaaattatgatgAAGAAAATTCAATAATTACTCAGTTTTTTTTATGGCAACACTAAAACTAACTCATTATCTGTTTATTTAtggtgtaatatatatatatatatatatatatatatatatatatatatatatatatatatatatatatatatatatatatatatatatataattataataaatatttttgtttggcaAATGGCTAgctattacaaataataatatatctcaTCTGCTGCTGCCGACTATTAAATGTGTTTTATTCCCACTAATTTCTTCTATATATAGTAAATAATACTGGACATGATCAATGAaaattcaaacaataataacataataatgcAAATGAGGAGGATAgagaaattatcaaataaaatatagtatattaaattaaagatgcatgaaattggaaaattaagtgaggaATAGTATAATTTGGTTGGAAActtaattcaacattatttcagtttatttatttttaattatataactcaattcattaaataaaataaaatattatttattatttaaaaaataaataaataatattttaatattatatattaatatttgtaacttaaaaaaatcaaaatcataactcctcaaaataacatataatctaacttatttaaataacctaaatccAATCTAAAAATTGAGGTAGGCCATAATTAATATGGTGGTCGCAGTAGTTGTTAGTTCCCTACCGGCGCCGGCGCCGCTTGTCATCGTAGGAGGCAATACAGCTGCATCTGGGGCCACATGACCTAATGCATTAACAACACAAGGAATTATTTAGTCCTtgtttggttatatatatataatacttttataaaaaaattattataatctcCCTCAAAGTAACTAGTCAATGCCacaaaaacttttttatttattttttaaactaaaatttattctatagagaaagttaaaaaaaaattacgacaaccttataatatttttgttattgctATTTACATCActattaatatgaaataaataataaataaaaaaattaaagcaaAAAGCGcttataatatagtatatatcaTTGActaaattttaacttaatataacgTCATTTATAATTATCCttgtcaaataatttaaataataacaaaacgttattcctttattttataaatctttttataacataaaaaaataattatttaacccAAACTAAACTTATTccattaaacaattaaaaaacaGACAAAATTAAACAAGTTCTCAGTTATAGGCAACGAGTAAActagtaaattaatttaataaatatataaaaataataattataatcgtatgtaatttcaaataaataaataaataaattaataatttatggaTACCTGGTATAATAGATATAGGTGATCCACTTGGTGGCAGATTCAATATTGGATATCCAGCATCTGTtgtaatattgaaaaatatttaatataaaatatatttaaaatctaaaaattatttataagatttggaaaaagaaagaaagagatttaattaattacaagtGCACGCGCTGGGAGGTGGCGCGTCAAGTCTGCAAACGGATGGAAGATTGAGAGCTTTTTGGAGATCGATCTGAATACCGTAGCTAGAATAAGCATCTCCGAGGAGTTTACAAATGCATAACGGTCGGCTATCCAACATTCCGGCGAGCTCCGGGCAGCATAAACTTTCCGGCACCTTTAATTGACTTCCTTGTTCTACATACGTAAGACAATTCGACATGTTCAACAGCGCCTTAAGACAAGTGTCCGGCTTAGGTGATTTTACAACCGGCGGTGACGCCGTCGCCGATATTATACCTCCCGCTTCCATCGGCGGCGCTACAGGTTCTGACGACGGCGCGTCTGCATGGAATTTGATCGCGTTGCCGGAGAGAGAGATTGCTGTTATTAGTATTGTGAAGAATGTTATTGAACTGATGACAGAAGTTGCCATGGATATCTCTCTTGAGAAGAAGATGTAAACAAATAAGGGTCTGTTTGGTTATGCCACGATCGTCAAGTGGTGGATGGCGTTTGGCgattagagagaaaaataaaacataagtaGTTGAGTATGTCTTTAATAAGCATTCAATTCAATACACCATATTgtcttcttttatatataagaaaaaataataattgtaacAGCTTCAACTAAATCAtacactttatttaattttatttcatgtcTAACTCAAGTGTAATATTGACATAATTTGTAGCAACGACGGTGGTGGTAgacaccatatatatatatatatattgtttttacgGTCACCTGAGGTTTTGCAATATATGTTGGAAGGAAGTCATTTCATTTATAGTCTTTGTCCGAAAAGATTGtctattgtttgtttgtttgctaAAATAATTCAACTTGTAATGTTTAtgccaaacaaaatataaataatatcgtACTAAAACTTTAGATACACATTGCTTGAATTCactcaacaaaataaaatgccCTCATTTATTACTTCTATACTTTACCTTGTTTTCACACTCTACCCTGCAATGACCATGACCGAGAATACATGAATCCACTCGATCATCGCAGTGTGAAAACAAGATAAAGTTTAAGTCTATATGAATCCACTCATTTATATCCTATAGAGCCGGTATAAGTATAAGCCAACCTTAATATGTTAACAAATTTATTCTTGGGCATTTTCCCAAGCTATAATTAACAATagttccaaaaaaaaattaaattatctaaataagCAAGCATTTTAAAGTCAAATTTGATTAATGCTGGTCTGACTAGCTTcctatatttttcaaaaaaatattgaatttgtataactaatatttattgtaAGAGTTTTTTTCTACTAAAAATCATTTGTATGTTTATATATCCAACTGCATctgaaataaattacaaatatttcaACATTATTTTTAGGAGCTTAATATTGACGACTCAAAAATATTAGagaacaatttaaatattatctatAAGTTTGAGGCCTTTTAAATCATATGATATATCTCAAGCTTTTGACTTTTTAAGTTGTTGCTAAAAttcaaaaaaggaaaaaaaaatgttcacaTTTAAGAGATTAGTTGAGAATTAGAAAACTTTAGAGGgcaatttaattattatctaTAAGTTTGAGGggttttaaatcataatattatcTTAGTTGTAGGATACGTGCAACCAATTGGAATTGATAACTTACGCCGACGGTTCATATTCGCGGGATTTTTCAAACCGGGTAACTAATCGGCCGGTCTACCAACTTTCGACTCATGAACCGGACAGCAAATGGTTGGAGAGAGAGTGATGAAACGGTGTATTTTGAAGCTAGGGTTTCAAAATACGTATGTGGATTTTCATTTCCTCTTCTTTCTCTGTCGGAATAATTCACTTCACTGTGTATTGTCATGACGCTCGTTTGATCATAATCTGAATTCGGTTATACATATATGCATATCGAATTGATCTGGACTATAGAGGTCTGTTCAGCAATCTGGTTCAATTGCTCCATTCTTTTCCCAAAAGgtattctctctctctctatttatGTATTGACATATCCTTCCAAAGTCAATTTCTTTCCAGTTTGTCTGTGATTCAAGTTAGGTAGTCTGATATTTCAATTTGACTCCATTCATTATTTGAACTTGATTATGGATTCACTGTAGCTTGATAAAGTATTAATTCATTGACAACCATATCCTACTTATAAACATAACTTCCAAGATGACATGATTTAATCATTTGAGATAAGTCAAGATTATCCACAACATGATAAACTAGCCATTAGGAGTAAGCATAAATGCTTAGTAATTCTCAGGTGTTTAATCCACTTCGACATTCTAGACACATGCTAACATCAAATCTATCTGGTAATGGTGGTGGGATTTTGTGCTAGTCTCCTCCAGACAAAAACGCTTaatctaaaagaaaaagaaaataatatccAATCTGATACCATGCATGCTCAACATCTTCAATAGAACATGAATGTGATAAGATTGTTCTTTTTTGTGTGCCAAACTCATAACTGTATGAGTTACATGCTCCATGTGCAGTTAACTAATTGAAGAGTTGGAGTTTGTGCAGATTGACATTGTAATTTGCTGTTAGGAGGAAAAGCAGTATCCCACCAATGTAATAGGGGTTACAAATAAGAGCATTAACTTATTTTTGCTCTGAATGGTTTTAATATGGATGTTGAAGTGCTTGATATGGAACCTAGGAAGATAGGAAACCAAGGAATTACCAATGATGAAGATGCTGGAACCACCAACAACGGCGAATCAAGTGGTATATTGGAAAATCAGGATGAGGATGGACATGCCGAGCCACACATTGATATGGAGTTTGACTCTGAAGATGCTGCCAAGATATTTTACGATGAATACGCAAGGAGAATGGGATTCAATACCCGGATAGGTCAATTTAGTCATTTGAACTCTGATGGAAGTCTGCCCATTCACGAGTTCTTGTGTTCTAGGGATACCTGTGAGGCCATGCTCCAAATAGAACTAAAGGGGGATGGGAAATGGGTAGTGACAAATTTTTTCAAGGGTCACAATCATTCCACTACTTGCTCTGGCAAGGTTCAATATCTTAGACCACGTCGCCATTTTGCAGGGGCTTCTAAGATTATTTCAGAAACTTATCCGACTGTGGGCACTGTTCCTAGTGGTGTTATGTCTGTATCAGAAGTTCCTGGTGCTAAACCTCCTTTAAGGAGAACGCTCGGGAAGTTTTCCCAAAACCTTCTAGACTATTTCAAGAAGATGCAGGCGGAGAACCCTGGGTTTTACTATGCAATACAACTTGATGAAGATAACCGCATGGCTAATGTGTTCTGGGCTGATGCTAGGTCGCGTTCAGCTTACAGTCGATTTGGGGATACCGTGACATTGGACACAACGTTCAGAGTCAATCAGTACAGAGTACCGTTTGCTCCATTCACCGGGGTGAATCATCACGaacaaatgattatttttggttgtgCGTTACTAGTAGATGAATCCGAGGCTACTTTCGTGTGGCTTCTGAAAACATTTCTGGCTGCCATGAATGACCAAGCTCCTGTCTCTATAGTGACAGACAAAGATAGGGCAATACAGTCTGCAGTTTCTCAGGTGTTTCCTGAATCACACCATTGTATTAACAAGTGGGATATACTAAGAGAAGGCCAGGAAAGGCTGGCTCTTGTTTGTCATGCACATCCTAATTTTCAAGTCGATTTATATAATTGTATCAACACGACAGAAACAGTTGAGGAATTTGAGTTGTCATGGGACTATATCCTTGATAAATATGACCTCAGAAGGAATGATTGGCTTCAATCACTGTACAATGCACGAACCCAATGGGTTCCAGTCTATTTTAAGAATTCTTTCTTCGCCGGAACCTCTCTTCATCAAGGATTTCAAAGTTCCTTCTTTGACGGTTATGTGAATCAGCAGACCACTTTACCAGTGTTCTTTAGGCAGTATGAAAGAGCTTTAGAGTATTCTTACGAAAAAGAGATAGAAGCAGATTACGACTCAATATATACCACACCAGTACTTAGGACGCCTTCCCCCATGGAAAAACAAGCTGCTACTCTCTTTACAaggaaaatattttcaaaattccaAGAAGAATTGGTTGAGACTTTCGTGTACACTGCAAACAGGATCGAGGGAGATGCGACTACTAGCACGTATAGGGTTGCGAAGTTCGAGGATGATCTCAAAGCTTATACGGTTACAGTATGTGGGTCGGAGACGAGAGCTAGTTGTAGCTGCCAAATGTTTGAGTATTCTGGCATTCTTTGTAGACATATATTGACAGTTTTTACAGTGACAAATGTACTTACACTTCCATCTCATTACATTTTGAAACGCTGGACAAGAAATGCCAAATTTGGGCCTGCATCTGATGTACACCTTGAACTCCAAACCCCCCAAGAGTCTTTAACATCACGATACAATATCCTATGCAAGGAGGCTATTAAGTATGCAGAAGAAGGTGCTACAACTCCAGAGGCATTTAGTGCAGCATTGGAGGCCCTTAAGGAAGGGGCAAAGAAGGTGGCTATAGCAAAGAAAACGGTTGCTAAAGTTACATCTCCTGGTTCACAGGTCAGTGCAATTGGTTATGATGACAAGAGGGGCTCTAGTGCAAATCAAGAAATGAAGCCTTTGCTGTGGCCACGACAAGACGAAGTGACAAGGCACTTTAATCTTAATGATGTTCAATCGATAACTGATCTGAATTTTCCTCGCATGGCCCCTGTCTCTCTTCAACGTGATGATGGGCATTCTGATAACATGGTAGAAGAAATATTTTCAGATTTAATTTCGTTTCCCCATATTTAGTTGGTTATACTAAAGATCTTTTCCCTATTCTAGGTGGCTATGCGTTGCCTTAAGTCTATGACTTGGGTTATGGAGAACAAAAATTCTGTGCCTGCAAATAGAGTAGCTGTTATCAATCTGAAGGTATGCATCTCATAAGGGCTTTTATTTGCTCATATTACTTTGAGAATTCTTTTACTCCTTGGGTTCTTGTTTGATGTAACCTGTTTATTGTGTTTTCCATTTTCTTCCCATTCAGCATAAAGAAAAGCCTTATAAGTTTACAAGTGCACGACTTTGGAGTTAAAACAGTTCAGAACAGAGAAGTAGATTATATAATTATACCATAGATTATATTCATTTCTGGTGTTCTTCTGTTCTTGAAATACGAATGTTGACACTACAAAGTTAGTAGTCCTTAGAATTCAACATGCATTCTAAGATGTTGAATTTTTATGACGTGGATAACATGTAAAAAGAGTAAATTTCCTACGACAATTTCTTTTGTTCTTAGTTGTTTTATGTAGGGAATGGGATACTGTGATGTTGTGCTTATACTTCGTTGTGATGCATGGGAGGCCAATTTATAGGTAGTactagaaaaaattaaataaatggtGGAACAACTTTCATGATAGACATAATGAACTTGGTTGGGATATGAGAACTCTCAACGACCTTTGGAAATGCAAAGGTGTGCTTTAGGATTGTCCTAGTTTGATATTTCCACAATTCTCAGTTGTTTTATGTAGAAAATGGGATACTTTGATGTTGTGCTTATACATCGATCATCACTAATGAGCATATTCAAACTGCtattttgtcacaatttctGACACAATCACGATCTCATGGGGTAACTGCCAAAGTAAAACTgagtttttttgtttattataagattGTTTTCTGAATAATTATCTAGATTATAGTGTAATTTagtttcatttggtataaaaatcATGATGCATATTATTGTATAGATGGTTATGATTTTTGCAAACATAACAAAAGCATAGTTTTATGGATCATGATCAAGATGAAAAATCATGATACTGGCATCCCACTTGCCCTTTCATGTTGGATATATGTTTTCAATGGAAGAGTTTTGTTGATTTTCCTTTCATTTCATGATTTGCCTATGAAACTTATAAGGAATTGATTCCTACTTTCTTCTGCCTATAGAGTGACTGAAGATTCATTAAAATCTGATACTGTTTTGGCCATTTCCAGTTGCAAGATTATAATAGCAGGGCTACATCAGGGGAATCAGAGGTTAAATTTCATCTATCAAAGATCACACTAGAGCCGATGCTGAAAAATATGGCCTACATCAGTGGACAGTTATCTACCCCAGGAAATAGAGTTGCTGTTATCAATCTGAAGGTAACTGAAATGTTTAGATGGGGAATTTCTCTTAGAATGTTTGagttgtataatatttttatggaaTGCTTCAGCTCCAGGATACTGAAACGACTATTGGAGAGTCCGAGGTTAAATTTCAAGTCTCTAGAGATACATTAGGTGCCATGTTGAGATCCATGGTCTACATCCGCGAACAGCTCTCAAACGCGGTAAGGAGATTATTTAAAGAACAAAGTAACATGCCCTACTTACTACcttataattgaaattgatgCACAATCCTATTAATTGGTGAGGACAGGCTGACATACAATCAGAGCCCCTATCAAAAAGGCCACGGAAATAGAGTTAATAGATGACAAGATTCTTTAATAGAATACATTATTTGCTTTTCTAGCTTATCTTCTGGCGAGAAAATTGACTCCTCACGGGTATGTATATCTCTTTGGATGAACACGATTGTTGCACTTCTCCAAGTTTGAAGAAACGCCACAAATGGATGGATGGAGGGCTTGCCATTATCTTCTAATagtattccattttttttttcttattgctCTTGTAGTTAGAAGTTTTGTAGAGTGTGATTATTGCTATTGTAaaggtttatttttatttagatctCTGCCATCTAATTTTTATGGAAATGCCAAAAGATTCATCTTTGTCTTATTGTTTCCCTTGTCTGCGTTATATCCGGTTGACTACAAATGTTTTTAAAAGGTAGCTAAATATTTGATAAGAATGGACCAGGAACATATACATGTTTCCAAGATTCGAAGTCACTGAGATGATACATCACGATATTTGAAATAAGCACCATTGGACTTAAATATGGCGACATGATGTAtcttataaaatgaatgaaataagcACCAGTATTCGACCGGTTTAACAATATCTCAATATTTGGGGAATCCTTTCCTAACAATATCTCAATATTTGGGGAATCCTTTCCCGAATCCGTATATACATAGTAATTGGTTTGTCTAAAATATACATACCCATAACTCAATTTGGATAATtcttaaaatgttaatttttttttaaagatttcttTTATTGAGTGTTCTTtaaatccttttttttttactaaatttttattaaaatttataatcgATTTACTAAGTGTTTTCTTTTATGGTTCATATTCCGAATTTAGTTCATCCCTATAATAATAGGGCAAATTACCTGGGCGGCCCTCAAACTATCTCaatcgctcacttttggccctcaaattaatttttgaaacaaatcgccccttcaacttttataaaggtcaccagtggcccttccgtcaactttttgtTAAATCTAActgtttaagtttaaaatattatttttttatatattatctttaatcttatattttatatttatatatataattattaaatcgcttatatataatattatatatatatatatatattattaaattttatataattattaaatcttttatataatacataaataatatatattatttatttttatctttatatattttaaaaaataatttaagtgttaaaaatatttgagtagttagaaggttacaattacttttaataaattatttttaatatatataaaacaaaatttaaaaat
It encodes the following:
- the LOC124923997 gene encoding protein FAR1-RELATED SEQUENCE 3-like isoform X1, which encodes MDVEVLDMEPRKIGNQGITNDEDAGTTNNGESSGILENQDEDGHAEPHIDMEFDSEDAAKIFYDEYARRMGFNTRIGQFSHLNSDGSLPIHEFLCSRDTCEAMLQIELKGDGKWVVTNFFKGHNHSTTCSGKVQYLRPRRHFAGASKIISETYPTVGTVPSGVMSVSEVPGAKPPLRRTLGKFSQNLLDYFKKMQAENPGFYYAIQLDEDNRMANVFWADARSRSAYSRFGDTVTLDTTFRVNQYRVPFAPFTGVNHHEQMIIFGCALLVDESEATFVWLLKTFLAAMNDQAPVSIVTDKDRAIQSAVSQVFPESHHCINKWDILREGQERLALVCHAHPNFQVDLYNCINTTETVEEFELSWDYILDKYDLRRNDWLQSLYNARTQWVPVYFKNSFFAGTSLHQGFQSSFFDGYVNQQTTLPVFFRQYERALEYSYEKEIEADYDSIYTTPVLRTPSPMEKQAATLFTRKIFSKFQEELVETFVYTANRIEGDATTSTYRVAKFEDDLKAYTVTVCGSETRASCSCQMFEYSGILCRHILTVFTVTNVLTLPSHYILKRWTRNAKFGPASDVHLELQTPQESLTSRYNILCKEAIKYAEEGATTPEAFSAALEALKEGAKKVAIAKKTVAKVTSPGSQVSAIGYDDKRGSSANQEMKPLLWPRQDEVTRHFNLNDVQSITDLNFPRMAPVSLQRDDGHSDNMVAMRCLKSMTWVMENKNSVPANRVAVINLKLQDYNSRATSGESEVKFHLSKITLEPMLKNMAYISGQLSTPGNRVAVINLKLQDTETTIGESEVKFQVSRDTLGAMLRSMVYIREQLSNAADIQSEPLSKRPRK
- the LOC124923997 gene encoding protein FAR1-RELATED SEQUENCE 3-like isoform X2, giving the protein MDVEVLDMEPRKIGNQGITNDEDAGTTNNGESSGILENQDEDGHAEPHIDMEFDSEDAAKIFYDEYARRMGFNTRIGQFSHLNSDGSLPIHEFLCSRDTCEAMLQIELKGDGKWVVTNFFKGHNHSTTCSGKVQYLRPRRHFAGASKIISETYPTVGTVPSGVMSVSEVPGAKPPLRRTLGKFSQNLLDYFKKMQAENPGFYYAIQLDEDNRMANVFWADARSRSAYSRFGDTVTLDTTFRVNQYRVPFAPFTGVNHHEQMIIFGCALLVDESEATFVWLLKTFLAAMNDQAPVSIVTDKDRAIQSAVSQVFPESHHCINKWDILREGQERLALVCHAHPNFQVDLYNCINTTETVEEFELSWDYILDKYDLRRNDWLQSLYNARTQWVPVYFKNSFFAGTSLHQGFQSSFFDGYVNQQTTLPVFFRQYERALEYSYEKEIEADYDSIYTTPVLRTPSPMEKQAATLFTRKIFSKFQEELVETFVYTANRIEGDATTSTYRVAKFEDDLKAYTVTVCGSETRASCSCQMFEYSGILCRHILTVFTVTNVLTLPSHYILKRWTRNAKFGPASDVHLELQTPQESLTSRYNILCKEAIKYAEEGATTPEAFSAALEALKEGAKKVAIAKKTVAKVTSPGSQVSAIGYDDKRGSSANQEMKPLLWPRQDEVTRHFNLNDVQSITDLNFPRMAPVSLQRDDGHSDNMVAMRCLKSMTWVMENKNSVPANRVAVINLKLQDTETTIGESEVKFQVSRDTLGAMLRSMVYIREQLSNAADIQSEPLSKRPRK